The following DNA comes from Amycolatopsis albispora.
CCTGCTGGGCGCGATCGACGTCAGCGGGCCGCTGCGGACGGTCCACCCGGCGATGCTGGCGCTGGTCACGGCGTCGGCGAGCCTGGCGGAGGGACAGTTGCGGGCGCAGCTGGCGGTCCGCGACGAGAAGACGCGGCGGGCCAACATGCCGCACCTGGCCGCGTTGCGCGGTGAACCGGGCGCGCTGCTGTCGGCGAGCGGGCGGGTGCTGGCCACCGAGTCGTGCGAACTGCCGTCCACAGTGGACATCCGGCGGGCCGGCGGCGCGGTGACCCTGCCGGACGGCCGCCTCGGCACCGTCGAACCGCTGCCCGACGGTTATCTGCTCCGGGTCAAGCGCGGCACCAGGGTGACGCGAACGCCGAAGCTCGCCCTGCGGTTCCTCGGCGACGGCTACCCTTCGGCCACAGTGGACGGTCGCGAGGTGCCGATCACCCTGCGGCACGCGGAAATCCTCACCCTGCTGGCGCTGCACCCGGCCGGGCTGACCGCGGACAAGCTGGCCTGGCAGCTCTACGGCGACGCGGGCAACCCGGTGACCGTGCGCGCCGAAATCCACCGGCTGCGCGGGCAACTCGGCCCGGAGGTGGTGCGGACGCGCCCGTACCGGCTGGCCGCCGAACTGGACGCGGACTTCCTGCGCGCCAGGTCCGCCGCGCGTCGTGGCTTCACCGTGGACTTCCCCGGGCCGCTGCTCCCGGAGTCGGAATCGCCCGCGGTGCGGGAGGAACGGGAATCGCTCACCGCGCTGGTGCGCCACGTCCTGCTGACCACCGGCGACAGCGACGCCCTCTGGTCCTATTGGGACACTTCATGCGGGGTCGACGACACGGAGATCATGGACGCCCTGCTCGACGCACTCCCCCGCGAGGACCCGCGGCGCTCCCTGGTCCGCACGCACCGCGGCCGCCTACTCGCCCCGTAGGAACGGCAGCAACGCACCGAGCAGAGCCGCCGGGTTGTCCTCCTGCACCAGGTGCCCGGCGCCCTGGATCAGCCGCAGCCCCGCACCCGGCACCAGCCCGGCCAGCTCCGACGCCTTGGCCACCGGGATCCACTGGTCGTCCACACCCCAGCAGACCAGGAACGGCAGGTCGATCTCCGGATATCGCGGCTGCACCTCATCGGTGTAGCGCTGGTCGGCCTGCGCGATCTGCCGGTAGAACGCGGCCTGCCCGACCTCGCCGAGCCACGGTTCGGTCAGCTTCGTCAGCACGTCCGCGTGCAGCCCCGGCGAACTCGCCGAGTTGATGTACTCACGCACCAGCGCCTCGTGCAGGAACGGCGGCAGTTCCTCGAAAACCGCGGCATTCTCCCGCACCAGCCGGAAAAACGGCGACCCCCACGGCGCGAGCGCCACCGGGTCGACCACCGCGAGCCGCTCGTACGCGCGTCCGTGCAGCAGGTGCGCGCGCAGCGAGACGGCGCCGCCGAAATCGTGCGCGACCACCGCGGGCCGGTCCAGGCCCCAGTGGTCCAGCAGCTCGCTGAACACCCGCGCCTGCGCGGCCAGCGACACGTCCTGGCCGTCGAACTTCGCGGACTGGCCGTAACCCGGCATGTCCCAGAGGTAAACCCGCCACCACCCGGCCAGCACCTCGGCGAACCGGCGCCAGACGAACGACGACCACGGCGTGCCGTGCAGCAGCACCAGCGGCGGGCCGTCACCGAAGCTCGCCCACCGCACCTGTCCGGCCGAACTCTCGAACCGCTCAGTCAGCTCCATGCCCCCACCCAACCAGAGACCCGATGTAGACGGCGTCTACATGGGTTTGCTACAAAGTGGGACCGGGTTGAACAGACGGCGACGGAGAGATGAATGGGTTACGAACGCTTTGTCGCGCTCGGCGACAGCTGCACGGAAGGGCTCGACGACCCGCATCCGGCGGACGGGCGCTACCGCGGCTGGGCCGACCTCGTCGCCGCCCGGCTCGCCATGGACGCGCCCGGGTTCCGCTACGCCAACCTGGGCGTGCGCGGCCGTCGGCTGGACCAGATCACCGTCGAGCAGGTACCCGCGCTCAGCACGCTGCAACCCGATCTGGTCGCCCTGTTCGGCGGCGCCAACGACGTGCTCGCCGGCGCGAGCGCGGCCGAACTCGCGCGCCGCGTGGACACCGCCGTGCACCGCGTCACCGGGCTCGCCCCGAAGGTGGTGCTGTTCACGCTGAGCGACATCTCCCACCGCATGCCGTTCGGCAAGCGTTTGCGCCCCCGGATCGAAGCGCTCAACGACGCCATCCGCGACGCCGCCGCCACCTACGGCACCGAGCTGGTCGACCTCTGGCCCGACCGCGCCGCCGACGACCTGCGGTACTTCGGCCGCGACCGGCTGCACCTGTCCGACCTCGGCCACCGCCGCCTCGCCGCGCACCTGCTCACCGCATTGGCGGTGCCGTTCGAGCCGAGCTGGCTGGCCGACCTGCCCGGCGCGCCCGCCCGGCCGGACGCCCGCGCGCACGCCGAATGGCTGTGGCACGTGGTCCGGCCGGTCGCCATCACGCGCCTGCGCAACCGGCTGATCGGCCGCTCCCCCGGCGACGGCTTCCTGCCGAAGCGCCCGGAACTGTTGCCGGTCTCGACCGAGGAGATCAGGGCATGGATCTCCGCCCCGCTCCCCGGCAACGCCTGATCGACGGCGCCGTCGCCCTGCTCGCGGCCGACGGCGTCGAGGCGGTCACCCTGCGCGGCATCGCCAAGCACACCGGCGTCTCGCACGGTGCCCCGCTGCGCCACTTCGCCGGCCGCGCCGAACTGCTCTCCGCCGTCGCGGCCACCGGGTTCACCGAGCTGTACGCGCGCCGCGAGACGCTGCCGCCCGGTCCGCCGCGCGCCAGGCTGATCGCCGCCTGCCACGCCTACATCGAGTTCGCGCTGGGCAACCCGGCGATGTTCGAGCTGATGTTCCGGCACGACCTGCTCGACACCGAGGACGCCGAACTCGTGCGCGCCAGCAGCGCGGTCTTCGACTTCTTCGCGGACCTGGCGGGCGCGGCGTCGGAGCCGGACACCGATCCCCGCCTGACCGCCGCGTCGCTGTGGGCGGCGCTGCACGGCCTGGCGGAGCTGTGGCTGTGGGGCGGCCTCGCCAAGGCCAGCTTCGCGCCGTCGATCGACGTGCTGCTGGCGGTCACCCTGGACGCCTACCTCGGGAGTCAGCCGGCCACCGGGCGGTAGACGATCCGGACCGCGCCGCCGGGGAACTGCTCGGTCTCGGCGACCTCGAAGTTCACCTGGGTGTTGTCGAACAGGCGCTCGCCCTTGCCGAGCACGGTCGGGTGGACCAGCAGCTCCAGCTCGTCCAGCAGGCCCTCGGCCAGCAGCCAGCGGACCACGCTGACGCTGCCGGAGACCAGGATGTCCCCGCCGTCGCGGGCCTTCTCCTCGGCCAGCTTCGCCGCCGCGTCGGTGTTGATCAACGTGGAGGGCGTCCAGTCGACCGAGTCCAGCGTGGTGGACAGCACCAGCTTCGGCACGCTGTTCAGCACGCCGGCCAGCGCGTCCTCGGTCTCGTTCGGCCAGTGCGACGCGAAGATCTCGTAGGTCTTGCGGCCGAGCAGGAGCGCGCCCGCCTCGGTGAACCGCGAGCCGGTGACCTCCCCCATCCGGTCGTCGAAGAACGGTCCCTGCCAGGTTTCCGGTGCCTCGACCACCCCGTCGAGCGAGATGAAGAGGCTCGCAACAATCTTCCGCATGCAGGCAGCGTCGCGGACGCGGCTCTACGCGCGCTCGAGAAGCCCCAGACCGTCGAGCAGGGTGCGCACCCAGCCTTCGGCCAGCTTCCGCCGAGTGGGCTCGTCCTCACGCCGCTGGTCGAAGTTGCTCAGGAAGCCTTGTTGCAGGCACGCGCCGAGCAGCAGTTCGGCCGCCGCGCGCGGATCGGCCTTCACACTGATCCGGCCGAGGCGCTGTTCGGCTTCGAGATAGTCGGCGAGCATGTCGCCGACGTGCCGCGGGCCCTTGCCGCGGTCGTGCACCACCTCGCGGTGCGCGGTGAGCAGGTGCGGATCGGAGAACAGCGAAGCGGCGATCGGGAACGTCTCGCCGTAGAAGGCGATCGCGGCCTCGGCGAACTCGGTGAGCACCTGCTCGACCGGATCCCCGCCGACCCGCTCCGGCAGGCCGCCGATCAGCAGGCCGAGCCCGGTCGGCATCCGTTCTTCGAGCACCGCGAGGAACAGGTCGGTCTTGTCGCGGAAGTGCTTGTACAGCGCGGCTTCGGAGAAGCCCGCCGCCTTCGCGATCTCCTTTGTGGTCGCCTTCGCCAGCCCGTGGCTGCGCATCACCCGCGCGGCCGCGTCGAGGATCCGGTCCCGAGTGCTCAAGGCGCCTCCCGCTTGACAAGTAAGTGAGTGCTCACCCACTATACCGGTTAGTGAGCACTCACCAACCAGGAGGGATCATGAAGATCACCCTTTTCGGGGCCACCGGCGCCACCGGCAAGCACGTGGTCGACCAGGCGTGTGCGGCCGGGCACCAGGTCACGGCCGTGGTCAGGGACGCGTCGAAGCTGACCAGGGGCGACGTGACCGTGGTCGAGGCCGACACCATGGACCCCGCGGCGATCGAGCCCGCGGTGGCCGGAGCCGACGGGGTGATCTCCGCGCTGGGCAGCCGGAACGGCCGCGCTCCCACCACCGTCTGCACCGACGGCGCGGCGAGCATCCTGCGCGCGATGGCCGCGGTGGGCACCCGGCGGCTGGTGGTGGTCAGCGCGAGCGGGCTGGCCAAGGACAACGACGGCCCGCTCACGCGCGTGCTGGTCAAGCCGCTCGTGCAGCGGATGCTGCGGAACCCGTTCGCCGACATGACCCGGATGGAGGAACTCGTCCGCGAAAGCGAACTCGACTGGACGATCGTGCGCCCGCCGATGCTCACCGAAGGGCCGCGCGGGCCGTACCGGACCGCGGTCGACACCGGCGTGCGCGGCGGCATGCGGATTTCGCGGGCAAATCTCGCTCACGCGCTCCTGCGTGCGCTGCCCGACGAAGACACCTACGGGAAAGTCCTCACCGTGGCGCGATGAGTTCCGTGCCTTCGCCGGGTTACAGGGGTGGACGCATTCGGCGAAAGGACGCGGTGATGAACGACCAGGAGCAGATCCGGAGCCTGATCGAGCAGTGGATCGGGGCGGTGAACCAGCACGACCTGCCGGGCGTGCTCGCGGAGCACACCGACGACGTGGTCATGTTCGACGTGCCGGAACCGCAGGACGGGGTTCGCGGCATCGAGGCCTACCGCGAAACGTGGCCGCCGTTCTTCGAATGGCTTGCGAACGGCGCGATTTTCGAACTGGTGTCGCTGGAAGTCACCGCCGGCGCGGACGTCGCGTTCGCCTTCGCCCTGCTGCGCTGCGGCAAGCCCGCCGAGATCGGCGACCAGCGGCTCCGGATCAGCTTCGGCCTGCGGAAAGAGGATGGGCGCTGGCTGATCGCGCACGAGCACCACTCGTTCCCGCTGGTCGTGGACGGTGACGCGCGGGTGCGCGCAATCCACGAGGAATGGTTCGAGGAAACCGCGCGCAAGGACCTCGACGGAATGATGGCGCACATCGCGGACGACGTGGTGTCGTACGAGCACGACGGCCCGCTGGAGTTCGTCGGCCTACCGGCGGTGCGCGAGGTGTGCCGGGCCGGGCTCGAGCAGAGCACGGGCAAGGTGGAATGGCACATGCCGGAAATGACCGTGCTCACCGGGGACGACCTCGCCGTGGCCTGGGGCATCAACCACCTGCGAGCGGAGCGGCCGGACGGCACGTTCGCGGAGGACCGGTCGCGGGGCACGCGGGTCTTCCAGCGCCGTGACGGCCGGTGGCGGATGGTTCACCAGCACGTGTCCTTCCCGCGGGATCCCGACACGGAACCGTCCGATATGGCACGATTTCGCGAGTGAGCAGTAGCAGACCCGCGGCGACGCAGCACCTGCGCGACCTCGCGCGGCTGCGTCGCGTCCGCGACC
Coding sequences within:
- a CDS encoding NAD(P)-dependent oxidoreductase; protein product: MKITLFGATGATGKHVVDQACAAGHQVTAVVRDASKLTRGDVTVVEADTMDPAAIEPAVAGADGVISALGSRNGRAPTTVCTDGAASILRAMAAVGTRRLVVVSASGLAKDNDGPLTRVLVKPLVQRMLRNPFADMTRMEELVRESELDWTIVRPPMLTEGPRGPYRTAVDTGVRGGMRISRANLAHALLRALPDEDTYGKVLTVAR
- a CDS encoding alpha/beta fold hydrolase gives rise to the protein MELTERFESSAGQVRWASFGDGPPLVLLHGTPWSSFVWRRFAEVLAGWWRVYLWDMPGYGQSAKFDGQDVSLAAQARVFSELLDHWGLDRPAVVAHDFGGAVSLRAHLLHGRAYERLAVVDPVALAPWGSPFFRLVRENAAVFEELPPFLHEALVREYINSASSPGLHADVLTKLTEPWLGEVGQAAFYRQIAQADQRYTDEVQPRYPEIDLPFLVCWGVDDQWIPVAKASELAGLVPGAGLRLIQGAGHLVQEDNPAALLGALLPFLRGE
- a CDS encoding SgcJ/EcaC family oxidoreductase, which produces MNDQEQIRSLIEQWIGAVNQHDLPGVLAEHTDDVVMFDVPEPQDGVRGIEAYRETWPPFFEWLANGAIFELVSLEVTAGADVAFAFALLRCGKPAEIGDQRLRISFGLRKEDGRWLIAHEHHSFPLVVDGDARVRAIHEEWFEETARKDLDGMMAHIADDVVSYEHDGPLEFVGLPAVREVCRAGLEQSTGKVEWHMPEMTVLTGDDLAVAWGINHLRAERPDGTFAEDRSRGTRVFQRRDGRWRMVHQHVSFPRDPDTEPSDMARFRE
- a CDS encoding helix-turn-helix domain-containing protein; protein product: MAERPAPELLRDPMEYAQLLRAVHEAVLSGVPSPRSPRSLISESWDRSLAAHVDPDRKLPPVVCDRGEVADLREAHPLAPVLPLLRQTLVSIADDAEHIMIVTDADGLILWREGASDVCRRADEVRLAEGTRWTEDVIGTNAMGTALATGEAVQIYSAEHLVRTYHTWTCAAAPLRDPDTGALLGAIDVSGPLRTVHPAMLALVTASASLAEGQLRAQLAVRDEKTRRANMPHLAALRGEPGALLSASGRVLATESCELPSTVDIRRAGGAVTLPDGRLGTVEPLPDGYLLRVKRGTRVTRTPKLALRFLGDGYPSATVDGREVPITLRHAEILTLLALHPAGLTADKLAWQLYGDAGNPVTVRAEIHRLRGQLGPEVVRTRPYRLAAELDADFLRARSAARRGFTVDFPGPLLPESESPAVREERESLTALVRHVLLTTGDSDALWSYWDTSCGVDDTEIMDALLDALPREDPRRSLVRTHRGRLLAP
- a CDS encoding TetR/AcrR family transcriptional regulator is translated as MDLRPAPRQRLIDGAVALLAADGVEAVTLRGIAKHTGVSHGAPLRHFAGRAELLSAVAATGFTELYARRETLPPGPPRARLIAACHAYIEFALGNPAMFELMFRHDLLDTEDAELVRASSAVFDFFADLAGAASEPDTDPRLTAASLWAALHGLAELWLWGGLAKASFAPSIDVLLAVTLDAYLGSQPATGR
- a CDS encoding SGNH/GDSL hydrolase family protein — protein: MGYERFVALGDSCTEGLDDPHPADGRYRGWADLVAARLAMDAPGFRYANLGVRGRRLDQITVEQVPALSTLQPDLVALFGGANDVLAGASAAELARRVDTAVHRVTGLAPKVVLFTLSDISHRMPFGKRLRPRIEALNDAIRDAAATYGTELVDLWPDRAADDLRYFGRDRLHLSDLGHRRLAAHLLTALAVPFEPSWLADLPGAPARPDARAHAEWLWHVVRPVAITRLRNRLIGRSPGDGFLPKRPELLPVSTEEIRAWISAPLPGNA
- a CDS encoding dihydrofolate reductase family protein, which codes for MRKIVASLFISLDGVVEAPETWQGPFFDDRMGEVTGSRFTEAGALLLGRKTYEIFASHWPNETEDALAGVLNSVPKLVLSTTLDSVDWTPSTLINTDAAAKLAEEKARDGGDILVSGSVSVVRWLLAEGLLDELELLVHPTVLGKGERLFDNTQVNFEVAETEQFPGGAVRIVYRPVAG
- a CDS encoding TetR/AcrR family transcriptional regulator, which produces MSTRDRILDAAARVMRSHGLAKATTKEIAKAAGFSEAALYKHFRDKTDLFLAVLEERMPTGLGLLIGGLPERVGGDPVEQVLTEFAEAAIAFYGETFPIAASLFSDPHLLTAHREVVHDRGKGPRHVGDMLADYLEAEQRLGRISVKADPRAAAELLLGACLQQGFLSNFDQRREDEPTRRKLAEGWVRTLLDGLGLLERA